Proteins encoded within one genomic window of Fusarium musae strain F31 chromosome 4, whole genome shotgun sequence:
- a CDS encoding hypothetical protein (EggNog:ENOG41), which yields MTFEFGKEVCYPAYEGRGTPKVSCGLKFPEACLRHCRDTFASSRVLRSALDSRIVGVRIGINPHTPIAQVLEVVNDASKLDVDCLVTLGAGSLTDAAKLVRLALANSVTTEEEMNTLWGTPKSNPALRSNISRPTIPLIHIPTSLSGGEFQAIAGGTESLGHAKRTFHCEGVDPELVIQDPELCLTTPEWVWLSTGIRAVDHCVETLCSLVSNDKADEWSKKGLVKLVSGLLASKVDQKSLQARHLCHQGVVSSMCAVSSGVPLGASHAIGHQLGPLGVGHGETSCILLPAVCKFNYAKKANVQRQEVVRDLLLEQDEVRQLLQVKGLNKSAVSLADILDVFISALGMPRSLEEVGIGEDKLEVLAKNSLDDIWIQTNALPITEASQVMEILNMCVKRS from the exons ATGACTTTCGAGTTCGGAAAAGAAGTGTGTTATCCAGCCTACGAAGGCCGAGGGACGCCCAAAGTCTCATGCGGGCTCAAATTCCCCGAGGCCTGCTTACGTCACTGTCGCGATACCTTTGCCAGCTCAAGGGT ACTTCGCTCGGCCCTGGATAGCAGGATTGTCGGGGTCAGAATAGGCATCAATCCGCATACTCCAATTGCGCAAGTCCTCGAAGTCGTCAATGATGCGTCGAAACTCGACGTCGACTGTCTGGTGACGCTAGGCGCTGGTAGTCTAACAGATGCCGCCAAGTTGGTCAGGCTCGCATTGGCCAACTCGGTCACCActgaagaggagatgaaCACATTGTGGGGAACGCCAAAAAGCAATCCTGCGTTACGAAGTAACATATCCAGGCCGACTATTCCACTCATCCACATCCCGACATCACTGTCAGGCGGCGAGTTCCAAGCCATTGCTGGAGGAACAGAGTCCCTAGGCCATGCAAAGAGAACCTTTCACTGCGAGGGCGTCGATCCAGAACTCGTCATCCAAGATCCAGAGCTATGCCTCACTACCCCGGAGTGGGTTTGGCTTAGCACGGGTATCCGAGCCGTGGATCATTGTGTCGAAACGCTCTGCTCGCTTGTCTCAAACGATAAAGCCGATGAATGGTCGAAGAAGGGTCTGGTGAAGCTTGTCAGTGGTCTCTTGGCAAGCAAAGTAGATCAAAAGTCTCTACAAGCGCGACATCTATGCCATCAGGGAGTTGTGTCGTCTATGTGTGCCGTGTCAAGTGGTGTTCCACTCGGTGCGAGTCATGCTATCGGACATCAACTTGGACCACTTGGAGTTGGTCATGGTGAAACCAGCTGTATACTGCTGCCTGCTGTGTGCAAATTCAATTATGCTAAAAAGGCAAACGTTCAGAGACAGGAAGTTGTACGGGACTTGCTGTTGGAGCAGGATGAAGTTCGGCAGCTGCTGCAGGTGAAAGGTCTTAATAAGAGCGCCGTAAGTTTGGCCGATATCTTGGATGTGTTTATTTCTGCTCTGGGAATGCCGCGGTcacttgaagaagttggaaTTGGAGAGGATaagcttgaggttcttgCAAAAAATAGTCTGGACGACATCTGGATTCAGACCAATGCGCTCCCTATCACGGAGGCTAGCCAGGTCATGGAGATACTCAACATGTGCGTTAAAAGATCATAG